The sequence AGACCGGGGTCGGCATCACCGGCTCGTTCTGGGCGCACCAGGCGATCGGCGTCGAGCCGGACATCATCGCGTTCGGTAAGAAGACGCAGGTGTGCGGCATCCTCGCCGGCCCCAAGCTCGATGAAGTGGAGGGCCATGTCTTCAAGACGGCCAGCCGGATCAACTCGACCTGGGGCGGCGGCCTGGTCGACATGGTCCGCTTCGACCGCATCCTGGAGGTCATCGAAGAAGATCGACTCGTCGAAAACGCGGCCTCGACGGGCGCGCACCTGCTCAAGCAGCTCCACGCCTTCGCCGAGCGGCACCCCTCGGTATCCAACGTACGCGGCCGTGGTCTCATGTGCGCGTTCGACCTGCCCGATGCCGCCTCCCGCAATCGGTTTCTCGATGAGACCTACCACCAGGGCGTCCTGGTCCTCGGATGCGGCACGCATTCGGTCCGCTTCCGCCCGCCCCTCACCATCACGCCGGCCGAAATTGACCTCGGGATGCAAACGCTCGGCGAGGCTCTGGCGAAAGTGGAGCGGTAGCCACATCCCCATACTTTTTTCCAGCACCGAGCATCAAACGGAGCGAGGGATAGACAGGTAGAATCCACAGCCTGTGATCCCCATGAAACGTTCGTTCCTGCCGGCGCTGGTGCTCATCAGCGTCTTGTCACTTCCTGTCGTTGCGCAGAACAAGCTCCCCGCAGGCGCTCAACTCCATCTCGCTCCTCCGCCCGAGGCCATTTGCACCCTGCATGCCACGGGTGAACACGTTGGCCACTCCGTCGCACGGCCGGCAGCCAGTCAAACGGGTGCGGCCAGCGTGGTCTTCAGCGTCAACTTCCTCGACGCCGCGGCGGAGGACCCGTGGCCCGAGGACGCCAAAACCGCCTTTCTGGCGGCGCTCGATATCTGGAGTACGCACATCGAGTCCGCCGTAACCATCTTTGTGGACGCCACGTGGGCAAGCTTCGGAGGGTGCGACATCACTGACGGCGTCACGCTTGGCGCCGCCGGCCCGACCTTTTTCATCAGCGACTTTGGGGCCGGCGAAGCGGACACCTTCTACCCGATCGCCCAGGTCGAGGCGATCATCGGCTCGAACTTCGTCCCCGGCTCGGCGGACATCGTTGCCCGCTTCAATCGCGCCTGCGACGACCCCGGCTCGGACCTGTGGTACTTCGGCGTGGACGCGAACCCGGGCGCGAATCAGGTCGACTTCGTCAGCGTGGTCTTGCATGAAATCGGCCACGGCCTGGGCTTCACAGGTACGGCCGACTGGGATGACGGCGCCGGCAGCGGCGGGGCCATCGAATGCGACGGCACCGCCGGCAACGGTTGTTTCTCGGATCCGCCGGGCATCTACGATCGGTTCGCCACCAACGCGGCATCCACCGGCTCGCCCCTCCTATCCGCCGGCTTCCCCGCCAATTCCGCCACCCTCGGCAATGCCTTCCTGGGTCTTTCCGGTGGAGGGGTGTTCTTCGACGGGCCGTCGACCCGATACGCGACCGGCGCGGGCGCCGCCCGCCTCTTCGCGCCCGCGGAGTGGGACGGCGGCTCCAGCTTTTCGCACCTGGACGAGGCGACCTTCAATGGCACGGCCGACGCCCTGATGACGCCTTCCCTGGGCAACGACGAGGCCGTACACGCCATCGGCGCCGTGACGTGTGGGATATTAGAGGATATGGGGTGGCCGCTCACCGATGCGTGTCTGGACCTACTGCCCGTCGAACTGGTCGCCTTCGACGGCGTCGTCGATGGAGCCGAGGTG comes from Rhodothermales bacterium and encodes:
- a CDS encoding T9SS type A sorting domain-containing protein, coding for MKRSFLPALVLISVLSLPVVAQNKLPAGAQLHLAPPPEAICTLHATGEHVGHSVARPAASQTGAASVVFSVNFLDAAAEDPWPEDAKTAFLAALDIWSTHIESAVTIFVDATWASFGGCDITDGVTLGAAGPTFFISDFGAGEADTFYPIAQVEAIIGSNFVPGSADIVARFNRACDDPGSDLWYFGVDANPGANQVDFVSVVLHEIGHGLGFTGTADWDDGAGSGGAIECDGTAGNGCFSDPPGIYDRFATNAASTGSPLLSAGFPANSATLGNAFLGLSGGGVFFDGPSTRYATGAGAARLFAPAEWDGGSSFSHLDEATFNGTADALMTPSLGNDEAVHAIGAVTCGILEDMGWPLTDACLDLLPVELVAFDGVVDGAEVRLHWETAGETNSAGFAVEHAAAGDDFVRIGFVAGAGTTSDPLRYSFLIPGLEPGRHRFRLRQVDFDGAFAYSATIEREVRTTTPYAISAPFPNPFNPHTQFTVAVQSAQHVRIAVYNVLGARVLDLHDAALDAHQAHRFTVDAAGLPSGVYLVGVEGESFRDWQAITLMK